DNA sequence from the Sulfurimonas sediminis genome:
TTCGCAAATTTTTTCCTAATGCCAAAATAACTTTAAGTGTTATAAAGCATTACATGTACGGAATTCCTGAAGATTTAATAGATGAGTTACATGTAATGAGCAGATATAAAGAAGATGGCTCTAAGACAGGAATATTGAGAAGAATCAAAGAAGCAAAAAAGCTTCCTCCCCAAGATATTATATTTGATTTGACTGATAGCACAATCACTCTTTTGCTTGTGTTTTTGTCTCAGGCAAAATTAAAAATAGGCTACCCGTATAGAACTGTTAGAAGAATGTTTTTTGATATAGCAACACTTAGAAGTGATTTTGTTGTGGAGGCTGTTTCTGTAGAACACATGCTCAATATTTTAGGAGCAAAAACAGAGTTTCCGCTTCATTATGGATTGGAAAAAATATATCCAAAAACAGAGGATCTTAAACAAATTGTTTATTTTGCTGGTGCTTCAACAAAAAGCAAGTGTTGGGAAGAAGATAAGTTTCGGGAGTTAATTGAAAAGATGTCTCAAAACTATCAGGATTATGATCATGTTATTCTTCAGGGTATCGGCAAAGATGAAAAATTTTATGAAATTTATGAACCGCTTAAAGAGAGAAAAAACATAAAACTTCAAGAAGTTATGCCTATAGAAGAAGTAATGCAGTTCTTGGCAAACAGCCGATGCCTTGTTTCTAATGACACAGGTGTGCGAAATATGGGCATTGCATTGGAAATTCCGACAATAGGCATCTTTTTTCATATACCGCCGTTTCGGTATTGGCCACGCGAAGAAAAACACGACTGTGTTTTTAATATTGAATATACCTCACCGAAAGTTGCGGATGTGTACGCTGCTACAAAACAACTCATAGACAAACTGTATGAAAAATAACAATATTTTAGAGTTGTGTCTGGCACATGGACTGGGTGGGCTTGAGATGTTTGTGGCGAGTTGTTATGAAGAATTTTCTAAAAAGGGTAGATGTAAAGTGGTTGTAGCACCACAAAGCAAACTGGATAACTATCTTGAAATAAATGATAAATTTAGTCTCAAAAGAAATAAGTTTTTTCCATTTATACCGGCTTTGCAACTGGCAAAATATATAGATGAAAATGAGATTGATATAGTACATTTTCACTGGAGCAAAGATATCGTAACAGCTGTTTTGGCAAAAATATTGAGTAGGAAAAAACCAAGATTAGTGCAGAGTCGACATATGGGGATGACCCGATTTAAAGATGATTTTTACCATAAATGGCTTTATAAAAATATTGATATGATACATGCTGTAACCCAGCAGGTACAAAAGCAGCTTGAAAAGTTCATTCCTGCAGAAGTGAGACCAGAGATTGCGATGGTACATCTTGGTGTAAAAGCTCCAAAGATAGATACCAATAAAGTGGCTGAATTGCGACAAAAGTATCAACTTCAAGATACTTTTGTTGTAGGAATTGTCGGGAGGATAGAAAAAGGCAAAGGGCAGTATAAGGTTTTAGAAGCTGTTGCTGATTTACAAGAGGAAAATATAAAAGCAGTCATTGTGGGAGCTTTTATGGATGATAAATATGCACAGGAGTTGCAGACGTATGTAAAAAAATTGGGTATAGAACAACAAGTGATATTTACCGGTTTTACAAAAGATGTAGATGTACATATGCAACTTTTTGATGTAAATGTGCTTGCTACAGAAAACGAAACATTTGGTCTTGTAGTGATTGAAGCGATGGCAAATAAAATTCCGGTTATAGCTACATGTAAAGGGGGACCGTTGGAAATTATAGATGATGGTGTGGATGGGCTGTTGTTTGATGGGAGTGTAGATGATTTGGGAGAGAAAATCCGACTTTTACATAATGATTTACATGTAAAAGAACGAATTGCTCAAGCAGCTTTAAAAAAAGTGAAAGAGAAGTTTGATTTTACTGCACAGCTTGACAAACTCTACAGAGTAATGAAATGAAAAAATTCACACTCCTTCAAAAGCTTCGCAATAAAATAAGAATCAAAGGCAGCGTTACTTTGTCGCTTGCTAAAAATGTAAAAATTACAAACTCCGATATTTCTATAAAAGGAAAGAATAATAGCCTGACTATTGAAGATGGTGTGACGATACGATACACACAAATAGAACTTTTAGGGGATAATTGCTCTTTATATATAGGCAAAAATACTATTGTAGGTCACGGTTGTTATCTCTCAGCAAAAGAGGGCAAAAAATTAGTTATTGAAGATGAGTGTATGTTGTCTAGAAATGTAAAAATTATGACTTCGGACGGGCATTTTATTTATATCGATACTACTGTTATTAATGAAGGAAAAGACATTGCAATAGGCAAACACGTCTGGCTTGCTGATAACGTTACTGTTTTAAAAGGAGTAGATATAGGGGAGGGGAGTGTGATAGGCATCAATGCTACTGTGACAAAAAATATTCCTGCTTTTTCTATCGCTGTCGGCAATCCGGCTGTTGTTGTGAAAAAAGGTATTACGAACTGGAGGCATTAATGATTCCAACTTATATTTTCCTTTAAAATTTTAGCAGGATTGCCGGCAATAATACTTTTTTTTGTACTGAAAGGTTTAGTAATTGTTGTATTTGCACCGACAATACAGCCATCCGGAATTACAGACCCCTTGAGTATCAAACTTCTTGCCCCTATCCAGACATTATTGCCTATAGTGATTTTTTTATCTTGATTGATAACAGTATGCTGCGCATTGTAAATAGCATGTTGGTCAGTATCCATAAGGATGCTTTGCCACGCTATCATAGTATTGTTTCCGATTTCAATCTCTTTAGCACAGATTATCATGGCGTCACCGGTGATATCAAATCTGTTTCCTAAAGTAAGGTTTCCGCTGACCATTATTTTTGCACCTACGCCAATTTTTGTTTTGCCCTGAAAATGAATCTTTCCTGTAATTTTTAAAATAGTTCGTTCATAGGAATAATCCATCATATCTGACCCACCAAAACCTATACGAACAATGCCAGTTTTTACTGTGGAGAGTTGCACTTTTCCAGATAAAGAACGCAGTTTTGTTTTACGGGAAACTATTATAGGCAGAAAAACTGCCTGTGAAAGTGGCAGAAGTCTCAGATTGACATAAATACTTTTTGGAAGTCCTGCAGTATATCGTATGAGTTTTACTATTTTGTCAATGTTCATATTGTGTCTCTAATCTTTGAATTGTATTAAAAAGTCCTGCAAAAAGAGCAAAAAAGATCATAGGATTCATGGTATGGAAAGTGTTATGTGTAAATGAAAATATTATAAATGACAGCCCGAATAAAAAGCTCATTAGTTTGTATTCTATATTTTTAATTTTAAAGGTCAGTAAAACATAAATAATTAGTAAAGAAATAAGTAGACCGACAATACCAAGCTGGGTAGATAATGTAAGAAAAGTGCTATGATAGTCAGCAAATCTTGACATTTGTTGAACATTGAAATTATGTGCTTTTGCGTAGAGTGTTATATTGTGCATGTTATAAGCGAGCCCTGTGCCAAGTAATGGATGGTTAAGAAAGGTATCAACTCCTATAATAGTCAAGGCTACTCTTGAGCCTCCACTTCCTGTATAATTGTTATACGCAACTACATTGTTGAAATCAGTATAAAGTTGATGTGTTCTATTGCCAAAATTTTTACTAAAACTATAAGCTAAACTAAAAGTAATCAGGAGTATTATGAAAGAACTTATAAAGGCTTTTATTTTGTTTTTCATGGAACTAAAAATTGTGAAAAATATCAAACTTATAAATATAATTTGTCCTGTCCGACCTCCATTTATAAAAAGGTTAGTTGTTGCCGTAAGAAAAAAGAGAATATAAAAAGATTTGTACTTTAAATTTTTTTCATAAAAGAGTTTGATTAATAAAATACTTATTGTAAAAGCTAAAATCGTACTGTATGTCATATGACTCATAAAAGGGGAAGGGTCTGTAGGTGAAATGTTTTTATAGTGAATCACCTCAAAAAAGATAGCATAAGACATAATCTCACTGATAAACATAGATAAAAGAAATGCTGATAGTATATGTGAAGTATATTTTTTATCAAATGAAGAATAAAATACAAATATAATAAGTAAATGTCGATATTTTGCTACATATTTTAGGGTAATTTCTGCATTTCCATGCCAAAGAATGGAGAGAAGGCTAAATCCTATTAAAAGTGCTATTGCAATACTAAGAAGATTATGTTTGTAAAGTTCAAATTTTTCTTTCCAGTTTCCCTCTATTATCCATAAAAGAATAGCTAGCATTTCAAAAAGATTTGTAGCGGCTTTTGATATTGGAAAACTAAAGGCATAAGCGATTAAAATAAGGCTTATGTATTTTTTAAAATCAATTCTTGTGTCAATAGTTGCTGTCAATATTGATCCATATTTTTAATTTTTTTGTAAGTGTACACAAATAAAATTAAAAAAGGTATAATTCGTGTATGAAAAATAGTAATCCTTTTTTATCCATAGTTGTTCCCTGTTACAATGAAGAAGATGTTATAGATATATTTCTGAACAAAATTTTCTCTGTTTTAGCATATATTGATGAAGATTTTGAAATCGTTTTTGTCAATGACGGGAGTCGTGACAGTACTTTGTCTGTGCTTAAAGAAAAATCCAAAGAGTATGGCAATGTCCGTGTTATCAACCTCTCAAGAAACTTTGGCAAAGAGGCAGCGCTTACGGCAGGGCTTGATGCATCCAAAGGGGAAGTTGTCGTTCCTATAGATGTTGATTTGCAAGATCCGCCTGAACTGATACTTGATTTTATCAAAAAATACAAAGAAGGCTATGACGTAGTCGTCGGTAAGCGTGTCGATCGTACAACCGACAGTACTGCCAAACGTATCAGTGCCGAGTTTTTTTATAAAATCCATAATAAAATTTCAGATATTGAGATTCCGCATAATGTCGGTGATTACAGGTTAATGTCGCGACGTGTTGTCAATGAGCTGAAAAAACTGCCTGAGAGTCAGCGTTTTATGAAAGGGCTTTTTGCCTGGCTCGGTTTTAAAACAGCGGTGGTTGAGTACAAAAGAGACGCGCGTATCGCCGGAGACAGCAGTTTTAACGGTTGGAAGCTTTGGAACTTTGCGCTTGACGGTATCACAAGTTTTTCAACGGCACCGCTTCGTGTGTGGCTCTACATCGGTTTGGGTCTTGCTTTTATCTCTTTTGTCTATGGTTCATGGATTATCTTAAAAACGCTTTTGTTTGGCGCAGACACTCCAGGGTATGCTTCTATGATCACTGTAGTACTCTTTTTAGGAGGTATTCAGTTGATGGGCATAGGCATACTCGGCGAGTATATCGGCAGAATATATGTAGAGTCAAAAAACAGACCGATTTATATAGTAGAAGATGAATATTAAAAGTCATATGCTTCAGCTGGCAAAATACGGTTTTTTTGGAGTGCTCGCAACACTTGTGCATCTTCTGAGTGCATGGGCGATTATTTATTTTTTTTCGGCTTCAGTATTTGTTGCCAATACTTTTGCGTTTTTTACAGCCTTCGTTTTTTCTTATGTTTTTCAGACCTTATATGTCTTTCACAGCACTTTTCATTTTAAAAAATTTATGAAATTTTTTTTGGTGCAGTATGGAACTTTTTTAGCTTCGTATTTTCTTTCCGATGCTTTTCCTGTGCAAAACAGCTATTTGCACACACTCCTGATAGTTGCTATAATGCCGTTTATAACATTCGTTATTCATAAGTTTTGGACATTTAAATAATTTTTTTGTCAATGCCATTTCTCAGTCGGCACTAAAGTACCGATTCCGATTAAATGGCTTTGTGCTTTTCAAGTTTAGAGCTTAGATTCCAAGTATTTAAAAAAGGAAGTTGATTTGTTTTTAGAACAAAGATTTAAAATTATTCAGATAAGTTTGCTTATTTTGGGCTTGTTTTTAGCGTGGTTTTACGCACAGCATCAAATCCTCACCGGTGATCAGACACAAATGCTTTATAAAGGGTATATGGGCGCATATAAGCATGTCTGGATAAATTACGGTAATGCAGCAAGTGCGGTCGGAAATGTCCCCGGAAGTATGATTTCATATGTGGTGGCTCTGCCTGTAATGCTCTATGATTCGCCGATGTCACCGATGTTTTTTTTGATATTTTTGCATCTTGCTTCCTATTTTCTCTTAGACAGTGTTTTAAAAGATATTTACAAAACAGATGTTCGTCTGATTTTTTTGGTACTTTACTGGCTCAATCCATGGTTTTTGTTTGAAAACATTTTATACAATCCTTCTTATCTTTTTTTCTTTTCTGCCCTGCATATTTGGACTGCCTACAAACAGCGTGAAAAAAGTTCTTTTGTTTATTCTCTTTTACATGTAACAGCCATAGGATTGGCTTTGCAGTTTCATTATTCGTGGATTATACTTGCGCTTATTTCGCTCTATCTGCTTTACAAAAACATGGTAAAGGTAAATTGGTACGGGGTGTTTTTTGGAACGCTTGTCATTGGTATCTCTTTAGTCCCATATTTGCAAACTGTGATGCAAAACAATGCAATAATCCATCATGCTGATGACACAGGACGGTATATAGGGTGGGGCGGAGTACATGTCTATCCGGTCCTGAAATCATTTCTTTACTGGCTGCGCTACGGCTCTTTTTTCTTTCCAAACAAGCTCATTGCCAGTGCACATTTTGACTGGCTGGGGGCTTCGAATTTTGTGCAGATGATTTTTGTGTACGGGTATAAAGCACTTGTTTTTTCAGTGGGTGCTTTTACAATTTACATATCCTACAAAGCAAACAGATATTTTTACACACTTGTCAAAGGAAAATTATTTACAAGGCACCAGCCTATAGAAACAAAACAGGAATGGCTGCTTTTGTATGTGTTTGGCGCACTTGTCGGGGTATTTGTCAGTTCTGTTTTATCGCCGATAATTTTTAGCTACTGGCATCTTATCATCGTTTTTCCCTTTGCTATTCTTCCTGTTGTGATTTATCTTAAAGAGTATGGGCAAAAGTATATGCCAAAATTATTGATTTTTATTGTGTTGTATTTTACTTTTATCAATATAATGGGTGCGTTAGACAGTCGAAAATACTCTATCAATACAGATTATGTGCAAGATACTAAAGCGTATATCAAAAAGAGTGTCACGCAATAGGTGTTGGCTTTAAATATAAAATGAAAATTAGATTTCATTCGAAACTCATATGCTTTTATGAGTTCTTCAACACTTTTTGGAGATAATCCAATGAATTATTGACAGAGGGAAGCAACAGATGGAATTAGACTTCGCAAAATTTACAAAATACTCCAAGCCGGGACCAAGATATACCTCCTACCCTACAGCGTTGGAATTTAATGATGCCTTTGGTTATGACGAATATATAAAAAAACTGCAAACACAGGACCCTTCTCGTCCTTTGAGCCTTTATTTTCATTTACCGTTTTGTAAAAATGCCTGTTATTTTTGTGGATGTAATGTTGTTTTTACCTCAAAAGAAGATAAAATGATTCGGTATATGGAGTATCTCAAGCGTGAACTGAAAATTCTCTCAGAGCATTTGGACTGTAAACGAGATGTGATTCAAATGCATTTTGGTGGAGGCACGCCTACTTTTTTTTCTGCCGCACAGCTAGATGAAATCATAAGTGAAATCAAGTCCTATTTCCCGAATTTTGTCGCAGATGCAGAGATTTCCTGTGAAATAGACCCGCGCCATATCAATGAAGAGCAAATGCGTGTGATGAGTGAACACGGATTTAACCGTGTAAGTTTTGGTATTCAGGACTTCAATGAAAAAGTGCAAGTTGCTGTGCATCGTGTCCAGCCCTACAATATTACAAAAGATGCAATGGATTTGGCACGCAAATACAATATGCACTCAGTTAATGTTGACTTGATTTACGGGCTGCCTTTTCAAACGCTCGAGACTTTTAAAGAGACGCTTTCCTTGGCACTGACTTTAAATCCTGACAGATTTGCGGTATTTAACTATGCGCATGTGCCATGGCTGAAAAAAACAATGCGAAAAATTGATGAAACGACTTTGCCGCGTCCTGAAGAAAAACTGCAGATTATGCAGTACACGATTGATTTTTTAACAAACAACGGCTATAAAATGATAGGTATGGATCATTTTGCAAAACCTGAAGATGAACTTTTTAAAGCCATAGACAAGGGTGAGTTGCATAGAAATTTTCAAGGCTATACCACCAAAGGCGGAGCAGATTTGATTGGAGTAGGGCTGACTTCCATCGGCGAAGGGGTTGATTACTATGCTCAGAATTTTAAAGATATGCCTTCGTATGAAGCAGCAATTGATGCGGGCAAACTGCCGTTTGAACGGGGGGTGGCATTGAGTGAAGATGATATGATTCGCCAGCATGTCATTATGGAACTCATGAGTAATTTCAAGCTTGATATTAAAAGATTTGAAGCACTGTTTGGGTTGGAATTTAAAAAGTATTTTGAAGATGCACTTTTGGATTTAAAACCTTTTATGGAAGAAGAATTAATAACAATGAATAATGAGTATATAGAATGTTCCCCAACAGGTACCCTGCTTATTCGAAATATTGCCATGCCTTTTGATGCCTATATGAAGCGTCATGCGGGCAGTGATAAAACATTTTCAAAAACGGTGTAAATATGAGTAAAAAACCAGAAGAAATTTTTAATTTTACAGAGATTGCTGATGATTGTGTCAAATGCGGGAAGTGTATTCCTGTGTGCACCATTCATAATGTCAATGCGGATGAGGTAACTTCTCCGCGTGGGTTTATAGACCTTTTAGGCGCATACAAACGAGGCAATCTGGAGCTTGACAAGACGGCAAAAGATATTTTTGAGAGCTGTTTTTTATGTACGGCCTGTGTTGAAGTGTGTCCAAAATCACTGCCGACAGATATGATAATAGAACAGGTGCGCAGTGACATCGCCCAGAAATTTGGTATAGCCTGGTACAAAAAAGCCTTCTTCTTGCTTTTGCGTCACAGATGGCTTAATGACATTGCCTTTAAGCTTGGGTATACCTTTCAAACCTGCGGATTTAAAATCAAAGATGATATTAACTCTATGACATCACGTTTCAATCTGCCGATTATAAAATCTGACAGATTGATGCCGAGTTTGACAAAAACATCTTTTTTAAATGCTCATCCTGAAAATATAAACAACGGCGGAAAGCGAAAAGTAGCTGTTTTTATAGGCTGTCTGGCAAATTACAATTACAAAAACATAGGGGACTCTCTTTTAGAAATTTTAGAAGTGCTTGAAATTGATGCATTTTTGGCAAAAAGTCAAAAATGCTGTTCTGCACCTGCCTATTTTACAGGTGATTTTGATACAGTTGATGCAAATGCGAAGTTTAACATAGAATACTTTGAGAGTTTTGCCAAAGATGTTGAGGCTATTATCGTTCCCGAGGCTACATGTAGTGCAATGCTCAAGATAGACTATGAACACTACTTTCATGACCAACCGGAATGGAAAGCCCGTGCAAAAGCTGTAATGAGTAAGGTTTTTATGGCGACGGAGTGGCTGCAACACCATACCCATTTGGAACACCTTTTGGCATCCAAGAAAAAAGCAAGTCCGATTGTAACCTACCATGACCCCTGTCATGCGAAAAAGATGCAGGGGATTCACGAAGAACCGAGAAATCTGATTCGCCAAAACTATACAATAGTGGAGATGAGTGATCCGAATCTATGCTGTGGATTTGGCGGTGTGACCATGCAGACAGAAAAGTATCATTTTGCAAAAGCGGCAGGTGTGCCAAAAGCAGCCATGATTCGAGAAACAAAAGCAGAGATTGTCAGTGCAGAATGCAGTGCCTGTCGTATGCAGATAAACAACTCTATGCACAATGCAGGGGTTGAGACGGTCTTTAAAAATCCTATTGAACTTATAGCCGAGGCATTGAAAAACTAAGATGGAGCATTTTGTCTGGAACGCTGACCCGATATTATTTTCATTCGGTCCTTTGCAGGTACACTGGTACGGACTTTTGTTTGCTGCCGCGATACTTTCGGGTTTGGAGTTTATGAAATGGGTCTATCGTTTGGAAAACAAAGATGAAAACACGATTGAACCGCTTTTTTTGTATGCGGTTGTCGGAATAGTTATAGGAGCAAGACTCGGTCATGTTCTGTTTTATGATCCGGGCTATTATTTTGCACATCCGATGAAGATTTTTGCGGTATGGGAAGGCGGACTGGCTTCTCACGGTGGAGGTCTTGGTGTTTTGATGGCTCTGTATTACGGATGTAAAAAGTATAAAACAGACTTTTTATGGCTGATTGACCGGCTTGTGATTCCAACGGCGCTTTTTGGTTTTTTTGTCCGTATGGGCAATTTTATGAATTCTGAAATCCTCGGAAAACCGAGTGAGCTGCCTTGGGCGATAGTATTTCAAAGAGTCGATATGATTCCAAGACATCCTGTGCAACTTTATGAGGCCTTTTCGTATCTTTTTATCTTTTTTGTGTTGGTGTTTATCTATAAAAGAAACTACAAGAAACTGCAAAAGGGCTTTTTGTTTGGACTTTTTCTTGTTTTGGTTTTCAGTGCAAGATTTTTGATAGAGTTTGTCAAAGTTCGACAGGCTGACTATTCTTTAGGCATTGATTTGACAACCGGGCAGCTGCTCAGCATTCCTTTTTTCATTGCAGGATTAGGTTTTATAGTGTGGAGTTATAAAAAGAGTCAAAAGGTTTAAGCCTTGCAAAAGCAAAGCAGTTTACCTGTCTGAATAATGTTTCTTTTTGTCTCTTTCAACAGATTGTTTCCAAAGAAAGTTTACTAAAAAATATCCTGCAAGTGAACCAAAAACAGAATATATTGCAGTGCCAAAATAAAGAGGTATAAAAATATTGTCCAAATTGTTTGAAAACCACTCCAGTGTCATTTGTACAGGTTCCGGTTGTATGCCGAGCAAAAAAGAACCGGTCAGGTATTCCATATAGTACATTGGGGGCATTGTCAAAGGATTGCTCAGCCAGCACATTGCAAGGGCTACAGGCACGTTGA
Encoded proteins:
- a CDS encoding 3-deoxy-D-manno-octulosonic acid transferase, translated to MFLEQRFKIIQISLLILGLFLAWFYAQHQILTGDQTQMLYKGYMGAYKHVWINYGNAASAVGNVPGSMISYVVALPVMLYDSPMSPMFFLIFLHLASYFLLDSVLKDIYKTDVRLIFLVLYWLNPWFLFENILYNPSYLFFFSALHIWTAYKQREKSSFVYSLLHVTAIGLALQFHYSWIILALISLYLLYKNMVKVNWYGVFFGTLVIGISLVPYLQTVMQNNAIIHHADDTGRYIGWGGVHVYPVLKSFLYWLRYGSFFFPNKLIASAHFDWLGASNFVQMIFVYGYKALVFSVGAFTIYISYKANRYFYTLVKGKLFTRHQPIETKQEWLLLYVFGALVGVFVSSVLSPIIFSYWHLIIVFPFAILPVVIYLKEYGQKYMPKLLIFIVLYFTFINIMGALDSRKYSINTDYVQDTKAYIKKSVTQ
- a CDS encoding glycosyltransferase family 2 protein, with translation MKNSNPFLSIVVPCYNEEDVIDIFLNKIFSVLAYIDEDFEIVFVNDGSRDSTLSVLKEKSKEYGNVRVINLSRNFGKEAALTAGLDASKGEVVVPIDVDLQDPPELILDFIKKYKEGYDVVVGKRVDRTTDSTAKRISAEFFYKIHNKISDIEIPHNVGDYRLMSRRVVNELKKLPESQRFMKGLFAWLGFKTAVVEYKRDARIAGDSSFNGWKLWNFALDGITSFSTAPLRVWLYIGLGLAFISFVYGSWIILKTLLFGADTPGYASMITVVLFLGGIQLMGIGILGEYIGRIYVESKNRPIYIVEDEY
- a CDS encoding acyltransferase, with amino-acid sequence MNIDKIVKLIRYTAGLPKSIYVNLRLLPLSQAVFLPIIVSRKTKLRSLSGKVQLSTVKTGIVRIGFGGSDMMDYSYERTILKITGKIHFQGKTKIGVGAKIMVSGNLTLGNRFDITGDAMIICAKEIEIGNNTMIAWQSILMDTDQHAIYNAQHTVINQDKKITIGNNVWIGARSLILKGSVIPDGCIVGANTTITKPFSTKKSIIAGNPAKILKENISWNH
- a CDS encoding GtrA family protein, whose translation is MNIKSHMLQLAKYGFFGVLATLVHLLSAWAIIYFFSASVFVANTFAFFTAFVFSYVFQTLYVFHSTFHFKKFMKFFLVQYGTFLASYFLSDAFPVQNSYLHTLLIVAIMPFITFVIHKFWTFK
- the hemN gene encoding oxygen-independent coproporphyrinogen III oxidase, whose protein sequence is MELDFAKFTKYSKPGPRYTSYPTALEFNDAFGYDEYIKKLQTQDPSRPLSLYFHLPFCKNACYFCGCNVVFTSKEDKMIRYMEYLKRELKILSEHLDCKRDVIQMHFGGGTPTFFSAAQLDEIISEIKSYFPNFVADAEISCEIDPRHINEEQMRVMSEHGFNRVSFGIQDFNEKVQVAVHRVQPYNITKDAMDLARKYNMHSVNVDLIYGLPFQTLETFKETLSLALTLNPDRFAVFNYAHVPWLKKTMRKIDETTLPRPEEKLQIMQYTIDFLTNNGYKMIGMDHFAKPEDELFKAIDKGELHRNFQGYTTKGGADLIGVGLTSIGEGVDYYAQNFKDMPSYEAAIDAGKLPFERGVALSEDDMIRQHVIMELMSNFKLDIKRFEALFGLEFKKYFEDALLDLKPFMEEELITMNNEYIECSPTGTLLIRNIAMPFDAYMKRHAGSDKTFSKTV
- a CDS encoding (Fe-S)-binding protein, which gives rise to MSKKPEEIFNFTEIADDCVKCGKCIPVCTIHNVNADEVTSPRGFIDLLGAYKRGNLELDKTAKDIFESCFLCTACVEVCPKSLPTDMIIEQVRSDIAQKFGIAWYKKAFFLLLRHRWLNDIAFKLGYTFQTCGFKIKDDINSMTSRFNLPIIKSDRLMPSLTKTSFLNAHPENINNGGKRKVAVFIGCLANYNYKNIGDSLLEILEVLEIDAFLAKSQKCCSAPAYFTGDFDTVDANAKFNIEYFESFAKDVEAIIVPEATCSAMLKIDYEHYFHDQPEWKARAKAVMSKVFMATEWLQHHTHLEHLLASKKKASPIVTYHDPCHAKKMQGIHEEPRNLIRQNYTIVEMSDPNLCCGFGGVTMQTEKYHFAKAAGVPKAAMIRETKAEIVSAECSACRMQINNSMHNAGVETVFKNPIELIAEALKN
- the lgt gene encoding prolipoprotein diacylglyceryl transferase → MEHFVWNADPILFSFGPLQVHWYGLLFAAAILSGLEFMKWVYRLENKDENTIEPLFLYAVVGIVIGARLGHVLFYDPGYYFAHPMKIFAVWEGGLASHGGGLGVLMALYYGCKKYKTDFLWLIDRLVIPTALFGFFVRMGNFMNSEILGKPSELPWAIVFQRVDMIPRHPVQLYEAFSYLFIFFVLVFIYKRNYKKLQKGFLFGLFLVLVFSARFLIEFVKVRQADYSLGIDLTTGQLLSIPFFIAGLGFIVWSYKKSQKV
- a CDS encoding DUF2062 domain-containing protein, coding for MIRKTLKKTSKHKKLKDLIKKYKIPPEYLATNRKMISRGVLIGLFIAFIPMPMQMAAVLLFVPFVRFNVPVALAMCWLSNPLTMPPMYYMEYLTGSFLLGIQPEPVQMTLEWFSNNLDNIFIPLYFGTAIYSVFGSLAGYFLVNFLWKQSVERDKKKHYSDR
- a CDS encoding glycosyltransferase family 4 protein gives rise to the protein MKNNNILELCLAHGLGGLEMFVASCYEEFSKKGRCKVVVAPQSKLDNYLEINDKFSLKRNKFFPFIPALQLAKYIDENEIDIVHFHWSKDIVTAVLAKILSRKKPRLVQSRHMGMTRFKDDFYHKWLYKNIDMIHAVTQQVQKQLEKFIPAEVRPEIAMVHLGVKAPKIDTNKVAELRQKYQLQDTFVVGIVGRIEKGKGQYKVLEAVADLQEENIKAVIVGAFMDDKYAQELQTYVKKLGIEQQVIFTGFTKDVDVHMQLFDVNVLATENETFGLVVIEAMANKIPVIATCKGGPLEIIDDGVDGLLFDGSVDDLGEKIRLLHNDLHVKERIAQAALKKVKEKFDFTAQLDKLYRVMK
- a CDS encoding acyltransferase; the encoded protein is MKKFTLLQKLRNKIRIKGSVTLSLAKNVKITNSDISIKGKNNSLTIEDGVTIRYTQIELLGDNCSLYIGKNTIVGHGCYLSAKEGKKLVIEDECMLSRNVKIMTSDGHFIYIDTTVINEGKDIAIGKHVWLADNVTVLKGVDIGEGSVIGINATVTKNIPAFSIAVGNPAVVVKKGITNWRH
- a CDS encoding O-antigen ligase family protein, with product MTATIDTRIDFKKYISLILIAYAFSFPISKAATNLFEMLAILLWIIEGNWKEKFELYKHNLLSIAIALLIGFSLLSILWHGNAEITLKYVAKYRHLLIIFVFYSSFDKKYTSHILSAFLLSMFISEIMSYAIFFEVIHYKNISPTDPSPFMSHMTYSTILAFTISILLIKLFYEKNLKYKSFYILFFLTATTNLFINGGRTGQIIFISLIFFTIFSSMKNKIKAFISSFIILLITFSLAYSFSKNFGNRTHQLYTDFNNVVAYNNYTGSGGSRVALTIIGVDTFLNHPLLGTGLAYNMHNITLYAKAHNFNVQQMSRFADYHSTFLTLSTQLGIVGLLISLLIIYVLLTFKIKNIEYKLMSFLFGLSFIIFSFTHNTFHTMNPMIFFALFAGLFNTIQRLETQYEH
- a CDS encoding glycosyltransferase family 9 protein, with translation MLKLNFRRGSAYASKYAREYLKDKKPKDIKSITVIRHAAIGDFMNIRPFLIELRKFFPNAKITLSVIKHYMYGIPEDLIDELHVMSRYKEDGSKTGILRRIKEAKKLPPQDIIFDLTDSTITLLLVFLSQAKLKIGYPYRTVRRMFFDIATLRSDFVVEAVSVEHMLNILGAKTEFPLHYGLEKIYPKTEDLKQIVYFAGASTKSKCWEEDKFRELIEKMSQNYQDYDHVILQGIGKDEKFYEIYEPLKERKNIKLQEVMPIEEVMQFLANSRCLVSNDTGVRNMGIALEIPTIGIFFHIPPFRYWPREEKHDCVFNIEYTSPKVADVYAATKQLIDKLYEK